In Clostridium thermosuccinogenes, the genomic stretch ATGGCAGCACCAACTATGCCCGCATCATTGCCCATCTGGGCTACTTTTATATCGGGAAGGGGTATTTCCTGAGTATAAACTCTTTCCCTTACCATCTTTCTCAACGGTGCCAGGAGGTATTCGCCTTCTTTGCAGACTCCGCCGCCGATAACAATTACTTCAGGCATGAACAAGTTAACCATATTAGCCAGGCCTTCTGCCAGATATTTAATATATTGGTCGACAAGCTGCTGCCCAATCTTATCTCCCTGACGAGAAGCATCAAAAGCTGTTTTCGCATCAATCTTTGAGAGATCACCGTCTACCAGTTTGTTAACCAGTGATTCCGGATGCTCCTTTGCAGCTTTGCGGGTCTCACGGATAAGTGCTGTTGCCGATGCATAAGCTTCCCAGCATCCTTTCCTTCCGCAGGTGCACTGCTCACCATCTACTACTATGGTCATGTGTCCCGGTTCAGAAGCTGCAGAGTTAAATCCGCTGTAAACTTTTCCGTTGATAACTACGCCGCCGCCCACTCCGGTACCGAGAGTGATGGTAACAGAGTTCTGCAATCCTTTTGCGGCACCGGCCACGCTTTCTGCCAATGCAGCTACGTTTGCATCGTTTCCAATATATACCGGAAGGTCAATATACTTCTGCATTTCCGCCCTTAACGGCACATTGTAAAATCTGAGGTTGTTGGCATATACCAGGATGCCGTTTTTCTCATCCGGAGTTCCAGGGCTTCCGATACCTATTGATTTTACGTCTTTCAAATCCACTCCGGCGTCCTTGATGACCTTCAGGGACAGCATAGCCATATCTTTGACTATTTCGGGATACTCCCTTTCCGTTCTGGTTGGAGTGCTGTCTTTTTTGATGATTTTGCCTTCTTCATCCACCAAGCCGACAGCGATATTGGTTCCTCCAAGATCAATTCCTATATAATACATAAAATACCTCCCAAAATACTAATTTTTTGGTTTCACCGCTGAAATTATATCTGTATATTATCATAAATTACAGGCAAAATAAATAGTTATTCGCAAACTACATGTACTGCAGATATAACACTGCTGCCGAAAATATGAGTGTGACAGCGCTTATTCCGTAATCTCTTCCCGTCAGCTGCAGCTGTTTCATGCGCGTCCGTCCTTCGCTTCCTCTGTAGCATCGAGCTTCCATGGCATTGGCCAGCTCATCGGCTCTTCTAAAGGCGCTTACAAACAAAGGCACCAATACCGGTATGAAACTCTTGGCTCTCTGTATCAGATTTCCTGTGTCAAAATCCGCTCCCCTTGCGGCCTGGGCTTTCATTATCTTATCCGTCTCCTCCAGGAGGGTGGGTATAAACCTCAGGGCAATAGTCATCATCATCGCTATTTCATGGGAAGGAACTCCAAAACGCTTAAAAGGGTTCATAAGCTTCTCTATGCCATCCGTCAGCAGAATGGGAGTGGTGGTCAACGTCAGAAGGGATGCCGTCATTATGAGGAGCGACAGCCTCAAGGTCATTTTAATGGTCATATCCACACCTTCATGAGTGATCTTCAGGAAACCAAACTGGAAAATAGGAGTCCCACGCCCTGAAAACAGGTTTATCAAAGCAGTAAAAATAATTATGAACATCACGGGTTTCAAGCCCTTCAGTGTATATCGTATAGGTATTCCGGAGGACACAATAACAGCAAGAGTAAACAGGACAAAAAGCCCAAAGCCAGCATAAGTGTTAATAAGCAACAATATCACCATTAAAAACACCGTCAGCAAGATTTTTGTCCTTGGGTCAGCTTTATGCAAATATGACTCTCCGGGTATATATTGTCCTATGGTAATATCCTTAATCATTTTTCAGTCTCCCCAGATACTTTGAAATTTCTTTTTTGGCTTCCTCTATAGTATATATTTTGTCATTTATTCCTGGTATGAAAGTTTTCAGCTTTTTCATGAGATATGTTATTTGCGGCGCTGAAAGTCCTATCTCTTCAAGCCTCCACGGGTCGCTAAATATTTCTTCCGGGCTTCCGTCCATCTCTATGGTTCCATTATTCATAACAATTACCCTGTCCGCTATTTCGGCAATATCCTCCATGCTGTGGGAAACCAATATAATCGTAATCCCAAGTTCTCTATGCATCCGACGGATAATAGAAAATATTTCGTCCCTTCCCGCCGGGTCCAGTCCTGCAGTAGGTTCGTCCAGAATGAGTATTTTGGGGTTCATGACCAGGACTCCGGCAATGGCCACACGTCTCTTTTGCCCACCGGACAGTTCAAAAGGAGACTTGTCCAGCACACTCTCATCCAGTCCGACATTTTTAATCGCAGCCTTGACCTGTCTATCCACTTCCTCTTCCGACATGCCATATTTCAGCAAGCCAAAAGCTACATCCTTAAACACCGTCTCCTCAAACAGCTGATGCTCCGGGTATTGGAAAACTATTCCCACAATCCGCCTTAATTCCTTGAGGTCCTTATTCCGCGTATCAATGCCGTTTATTCGGACACTTCCTGACGAAGGCTTCAATAAACCATTCAAATGCTGTATGAGGGTAGACTTGCCGGATCCGGTGTGTCCTATAATACCGACAAATTCTCCTGATTCTATTTTAAGGTTGATACCGGAAAGAGCAACCTTTTCATAAGGAGTGCCTTTCATATATATATAGCTTAAATTATCTATTACTATGGACATTAATTCCTCCATAAATTATTCAAATAATTACTTTTCCCTTAAGGTTATTTCCACCAAAACCTCTGGACAGAACATTATAATTATATAATAATGAAATCATAATACAAGTAGATGAGATATAAAGCAATATTAAAATAACCAGTAAAATACAGCAACAGGTAAATAATTATTACTGCAAGAGGAGCGAGATATGAGCGAGCATTATTATACGGAAAATCCTTCATCAAAATTAATAGAGAAGCAGTTTTCATTCAGCATAAAGGACAAAACACTGCACTTTAAATCAGTAAGCGGTGTATTCGCCTTCTCCGAAAAGGTGGATAAGGCTTCCCAGCTCCTGATAAAAGCATTTTCACCATCAGGTACGGATGTGCTTGACCTAGGATGTGGCTATGGAGCCATAGGGCTTTTTATTAAAGCTCTGTTTCCGGATCAAAAGGTTTTATTAAGTGATATAAACTCCAGAGCTATTGAATACGCAGCCTTGAATGCCCGGGAAAACAATTTGGAGGTTGAACTGGTAAAAAGCGATCTTTTTAGCAACTTACCTCAGGCAGCTTTTGATGATATAGTTTCCAATCCACCGATTGCCGCCGGTAAAAAGCTGAACACCGAACTGATCCACCAATCCTATGAGCATTTGAGGCCAGGCGGTTCCCTGTGGCTTGTCGCTTTTCACAACAAGGGTGGCTCCACCCTCAGGAACATTATGTCAGACCGGTACGGCAATGTCCAGGATGTGGTCAAAAGCGGCGGTATAAGAGTTTACCGTTCGTCCAGAACCGAATGACAAGGAGCACTGCCGTCTTGTCGGTACAATGGGCTGGAACCCACGTTATTTTTCTATAAGGTTGTTAATTACGGTCAATACATCCTTATAACGACATTTTCAATTTTCCCAATACACTTTTTGCTATGCAAAACATAGCCATCCCCGTATGGTTTTATTGGGATTTCATTGCTTTAGCCAGCACCCTGCCGGCATCCTCCACATTAAGCACGTTTGTGGGGAAACTATACCCTTCCTTATTCAGCTCATAAAAAAGCTCGGTCACCTGGGGAACATCCAGACCCAGATTTTTTATGCCCGGTACGTTGGAAAACACATCCCCGGGCTTTCCATCCATCACTATACTGCCGTTGTCAATTATTATAACCCGGTCTGCTTCCGCTGCCTCATCCATATAATGGGTTACATGGATTATGGTGATATTTTCTTCCTTATTGAGTTTTTTCAGCACTCCCATAACTTCTCTTCTACCTACCGGGTCCAGCATGGAAGTAGCTTCGTCCAGAATTATGCATTCCGGTTTCATAGCAAGAATGCCGGCAATAGCCACCCTCTGCTTCTGACCTCCGGACAGCAAATGGGGAGCATTTTTCTTCAATTCGTAAATACCCACAGCTTTCAGGGACTCGTCCACGCGCTTTCTGATTTCTGATGGTTCAACACCCATATTTTCGGGCCCAAAGGCTACATCCTCCTCAACCACTGTGCCCACTATCTGATTATCCGGATTTTGGAACACCATGCCGGCACTCCTCCGGATTTCCCACAGCCGGTCGGGATCCCTGGTGTCCATTCCCTTTACCAGGACAGTTCCCTCCGTCGGTATCAGAAGAGCATTCAAAAGCCTTGAAAAGGTTGATTTGCCGGAGCCATTCCTGCCTATAATAACAACAAACTGTCCCTTTTCAATCTTCAAATTTAGACTGTTCAAGGCCTTATGATCCTTTATTGCCTCCTGATCCGATTTATATATATATGATACATTTTTTAACTCAAACATTTTATCGCTCATATTTATTTTCCTATAACCTGTCTATATAAAATTAGGGATTATGCTGAACCAAGTTCCGCTTAATCCCATAGCAAACAATATTCTTATGTTATTTTACACCAATTCGAGAATTACAACCTCAGCAGCATCGCCTCTTCTTGGTCCAAGCTTGTATATCCTTGTGTAGCCGCCATTCTTTCCTTTATATTTTGGCGCTATTTCGTCGAACAACTTGTCAACAACATTTATAGGCTTGCCGTTCTCGTCTTTAACTCTGTAAACCCAGTTAATTGCCTTTCTTCTGGCATTCAGCCTTGAAGGGCTGTCAACAGTAACCATATCGGTTTTTATCTCTCTGTCAACCACTTCATACTTTCTGCCATTCTTGGATGTAACTGTTTTAGTTATCTTCCTGCCGTCGCTGTCCAATTTTGCTTTGCTGACCTTTACCTGTTTAGAAGTAAAATTGTCAACTTCGCTTACAGCAATCGATATCAGTTTTTCTGCAATATTTTTAACTTCCTTGGCTCTAGCCTCAGTAGTTTGGATCTTACCGTTCTGCAACAAGGATGTTACAAGGCTTTTTAAAATCGCCTTCCTTTGGTCTGTAGGACGACCAAGCTTTCTTTGTAGTGCCATTAAATTCCCTCCCTTACCTGATCCTGGCAACAGGCAGCAGTCAGCTATAAAATCTGAAACATGCATGCTCTGCTCTAATGGTATTTAGTTTACCCTATTGCCTTTATTTTCAGTATTTTAGTTATTTTTTGCTAAGTATACTGCCTGCTTGTCATAGCGGCATAATCATTCTTCACTGGGTGCAAGCGATAACCCTAAAGCACCAAGCTTTTGAAGTACCTCTTCAAGAGACTTTCTTCCGAGGTTCCTTACCTTCATCATATCCTCTTCCGTCCTGTTTGTCAGGTCTTCTACCGTATTTATACCTGCTCTCTTCAAGCAGTTGTACGACCTTACGGAGAGATCCAGTTCCTCAATAGTCATCTCAAGAACTTTTTCCTTCTTGGTCTCTTCCTTTTCCACCAATATCTCAGCATGTTTTGCATGATCTGAGAGATCGATGAAAAGGTTCAGGTGTTCGCTCAATATTTTCGCCCCAAGGCTTATTGACTCGTCCGGCTTTATGCTTCCATTTGTCCAAACTTCCAGAGTAAGCTTGTCATAATCTGTAAACTGGCCAACACGGGTATTTTCTACAGTATAGTTGACCTTTCTGATCGGTGTATAGATCGAATCAACCGGAATAATACCTATTGGCTGACCAGGTTGCTTGTTGTTCTCAGCGGAAACATATCCTCTGCCTTTGTTGATGGTCAACTCCATGTACAGCCTGTGGTCACCATTCAACGTAGCTATATGATGATTTGGATTAAGAATCTCCACATCGGCATCAGCTTTAATGTCTCCGGCAGTAACCTCTCCTTCACCATCAGCATCAATATAAACTACTTTGGGGCCTTCTCCGTTAAGCTTAAAGGATATCTCCTTAATGTTCAGGATAATTTCCGTGACATCCTCAATTACTCCAGGTATGGTGGAAAACTCATGCAAAACACCGTCAATCTTTATTGATGTTACAGCAACACCCGGCAAAGATGACAAAAGTATCCTTCTCAATGAGTTTCCCAGTGTGATTCCATATCCTCTTTCCAGAGGTTCCACAACAAATTTCCCGTAAGTGTTATCCTCACTTGTGGCTACACATTCAATCTTTGGCTTTTCCATTTCCATTACCAACAAACCCTCCCTTAAGTAAACTTTAAAATTTCTGAGGGCAACTGATTCATAAAATCCAATGCGGTCTATCTATAATAAATTCAAATTTAACTTCAGTTGCTGTTCCAAGAATATCGGTGATAAAACATCTAACCACCAGATATTACTTGGAATATAGCTCAACAATAAGGTGTTCACTGATAGGCAGGTCTATATCCTCTCTTGATGGCTGTGCAACTACCTTTCCAGTTAAATTCTCAGCATCAAATTCCAACCACTTTGGAACAAGTCTTCCGTTGGTTGCGTCCAACATAGCCTTAAATTTGGGTGAACTCTTGCTTTTGTCGGTAACAGCTATAACATCCCCAACTTTAAGAAGATATGAAGGTATATTTACCTTTTTACCGTTTACAGTAAAATGAGAATGTCTGACGAGCTGCCTTGCTTCAGGTCTAGACATAGCCAGACCAAGCCTGTAGACAACATTGTCGAGTCTGCTTTCCAATATTTTAAGAAGGTTTTCACCTGTAACACCTTTAGTTTTTAATGCCATTTCAAAATACTTTCTGAACTGGCTTTCAAGAACTCCATAGAATCTTCTTGCTTTCTGCTTTTCGCGAAGCTGAAGACCATATTCGGACAATTTCTTTTTATTCTGTCCATGCTGTCCGGGAGCGTATGCTCTTCTAGAAATTGCGCATTTATTTGTATAGCATCTTTCACCCTTCAGAAAAAGCTTTTCCCCTTCTCTGCGGCAGAGTCTGCAAGATGCTTCTGTAT encodes the following:
- a CDS encoding ROK family protein: MYYIGIDLGGTNIAVGLVDEEGKIIKKDSTPTRTEREYPEIVKDMAMLSLKVIKDAGVDLKDVKSIGIGSPGTPDEKNGILVYANNLRFYNVPLRAEMQKYIDLPVYIGNDANVAALAESVAGAAKGLQNSVTITLGTGVGGGVVINGKVYSGFNSAASEPGHMTIVVDGEQCTCGRKGCWEAYASATALIRETRKAAKEHPESLVNKLVDGDLSKIDAKTAFDASRQGDKIGQQLVDQYIKYLAEGLANMVNLFMPEVIVIGGGVCKEGEYLLAPLRKMVRERVYTQEIPLPDIKVAQMGNDAGIVGAAMLGKD
- a CDS encoding energy-coupling factor transporter transmembrane component T family protein; this encodes MIKDITIGQYIPGESYLHKADPRTKILLTVFLMVILLLINTYAGFGLFVLFTLAVIVSSGIPIRYTLKGLKPVMFIIIFTALINLFSGRGTPIFQFGFLKITHEGVDMTIKMTLRLSLLIMTASLLTLTTTPILLTDGIEKLMNPFKRFGVPSHEIAMMMTIALRFIPTLLEETDKIMKAQAARGADFDTGNLIQRAKSFIPVLVPLFVSAFRRADELANAMEARCYRGSEGRTRMKQLQLTGRDYGISAVTLIFSAAVLYLQYM
- a CDS encoding energy-coupling factor transporter ATPase, whose product is MSIVIDNLSYIYMKGTPYEKVALSGINLKIESGEFVGIIGHTGSGKSTLIQHLNGLLKPSSGSVRINGIDTRNKDLKELRRIVGIVFQYPEHQLFEETVFKDVAFGLLKYGMSEEEVDRQVKAAIKNVGLDESVLDKSPFELSGGQKRRVAIAGVLVMNPKILILDEPTAGLDPAGRDEIFSIIRRMHRELGITIILVSHSMEDIAEIADRVIVMNNGTIEMDGSPEEIFSDPWRLEEIGLSAPQITYLMKKLKTFIPGINDKIYTIEEAKKEISKYLGRLKND
- a CDS encoding class I SAM-dependent methyltransferase; translation: MSEHYYTENPSSKLIEKQFSFSIKDKTLHFKSVSGVFAFSEKVDKASQLLIKAFSPSGTDVLDLGCGYGAIGLFIKALFPDQKVLLSDINSRAIEYAALNARENNLEVELVKSDLFSNLPQAAFDDIVSNPPIAAGKKLNTELIHQSYEHLRPGGSLWLVAFHNKGGSTLRNIMSDRYGNVQDVVKSGGIRVYRSSRTE
- a CDS encoding energy-coupling factor transporter ATPase: MSDKMFELKNVSYIYKSDQEAIKDHKALNSLNLKIEKGQFVVIIGRNGSGKSTFSRLLNALLIPTEGTVLVKGMDTRDPDRLWEIRRSAGMVFQNPDNQIVGTVVEEDVAFGPENMGVEPSEIRKRVDESLKAVGIYELKKNAPHLLSGGQKQRVAIAGILAMKPECIILDEATSMLDPVGRREVMGVLKKLNKEENITIIHVTHYMDEAAEADRVIIIDNGSIVMDGKPGDVFSNVPGIKNLGLDVPQVTELFYELNKEGYSFPTNVLNVEDAGRVLAKAMKSQ
- a CDS encoding bL17 family ribosomal protein, with protein sequence MALQRKLGRPTDQRKAILKSLVTSLLQNGKIQTTEARAKEVKNIAEKLISIAVSEVDNFTSKQVKVSKAKLDSDGRKITKTVTSKNGRKYEVVDREIKTDMVTVDSPSRLNARRKAINWVYRVKDENGKPINVVDKLFDEIAPKYKGKNGGYTRIYKLGPRRGDAAEVVILELV
- a CDS encoding DNA-directed RNA polymerase subunit alpha, which gives rise to MEMEKPKIECVATSEDNTYGKFVVEPLERGYGITLGNSLRRILLSSLPGVAVTSIKIDGVLHEFSTIPGVIEDVTEIILNIKEISFKLNGEGPKVVYIDADGEGEVTAGDIKADADVEILNPNHHIATLNGDHRLYMELTINKGRGYVSAENNKQPGQPIGIIPVDSIYTPIRKVNYTVENTRVGQFTDYDKLTLEVWTNGSIKPDESISLGAKILSEHLNLFIDLSDHAKHAEILVEKEETKKEKVLEMTIEELDLSVRSYNCLKRAGINTVEDLTNRTEEDMMKVRNLGRKSLEEVLQKLGALGLSLAPSEE
- the rpsD gene encoding 30S ribosomal protein S4, with the translated sequence MARYTEASCRLCRREGEKLFLKGERCYTNKCAISRRAYAPGQHGQNKKKLSEYGLQLREKQKARRFYGVLESQFRKYFEMALKTKGVTGENLLKILESRLDNVVYRLGLAMSRPEARQLVRHSHFTVNGKKVNIPSYLLKVGDVIAVTDKSKSSPKFKAMLDATNGRLVPKWLEFDAENLTGKVVAQPSREDIDLPISEHLIVELYSK